In Chromatiales bacterium, the genomic stretch CTCGCCATGGGTATCTTTCTCGTGATTCTGGTGGTCGGTTTTATCTACGAGTGGAAAAAAGGAGCTCTGGAGTGGGACTAGAACGTCCGGTGCCGGAGATTCTTCAGCAGCGTGGTTTTGTGGTGACCGGGCTGGACAACCTCATCAACTGGGCACGCACCGGCTCGTTGTGGCCGATGACATTTGGCCTCGCTTGCTGTGCCGTGGAGATGATGCAGGCGGGAGCCGCCCGCTACGACCTTGATCGTTTTGGCGTGATCTTCCGTCCGAGTCCGCGCCAGGCCGACGTGATGATCGTTGCGGGTACATTGACCAACAAGATGGCGCCGGCCCTGCGCAAGGTCTATGACCAGATGACCGAGCCGCGCTGGGTCATCTCAATGGGCTCATGTGCCAATGGTGGTGGCTACTACCACTATTCCTATGCCGTCGTGCGTGGTTGTGACCGGATCGTACCGGTCGACGTCTATGTACCTGGCTGTCCGCCGACCGCCGAAGCGCTGATCTACGGCATTCTGCAGCTGCAGAACAAGATCCGGCGCACCAACACCATCGCGCGTTGATCTGGCCATGCGAGCAAGCAGCGGGATGGTAGTTTGATGAGCGCACGTACGGATGCGTTGCTGACCGCGCTGGGCGAGCGCTTCGGCCCCCGCCTGCAGCGGGTGGAGTCGCGCTGCGGCGAGCTGGGCTTTGAAGTCGCGCTGCCGGACCTTGTTGATGCCTGCCGGATTCTGCGAGACGACTTTGCTTTCGAGATGCTTGTCGATCTCTGTGGCGTCGATTATCTGACCTGGGGGCAGGGCGAGTGGGAAACCCAGGACGCCACCAGCAGCGGCTTCAGTCGCGCAGCGGTACGAGCCACTATCCTTCCGGATCCGGCACAGCAGTTTGATCCACGACGTTTTGCCGTGGTCTACCACCTGCTGTCGGTCAGCCGCAATTACCGGCTCCGGCTGAGCGTCTACACGGGCGTGGACAATCCGCCGGTTGTGCCATCGGTCATCGATATATGGGCTTCCGCCAACTGGTATGAGCGCGAGGCATTTGACCTGTACGGCATCCTGTTTGACGGGCACCCTGATCTGCGCCGTATTCTCACCGACTACGGATTCATCGGTCATCCGTTCCGCAAGGATTTCCCGATGTCGGGAAATGTCGAGGTTCGCTACGACCCCGAGCAGGGGCGGGTGGTGTACCAGCCGGTGAGCATCGAGCCACGGACACTCGTGCCGCGGGTTATCCGTGATGACAACCGGTACGAGCCTGACATCAAGTCCGCGGAGCCACCGCGTGGCTGAGTTCCAGAATTACACGATCAACTTTGGTCCGCAGCATCCCGCGGCGCATGGGGTGTTGCGTCTCGTGCTCGAGATGGATGGCGAAACCGTGCAGAGGGCTGATCCGCACGTTGGCCTTCTGCACAGGGCCACTGAAAAGCTGGCGGAGAGCAAGCCTTTCAACCAGAGCATCGGCTACATGGACCGGCTCGACTATGTGTCCATGATGTGCAACGAGCACGGATACGTGCTGGCGATCGAGAAGCTCCTCGGTGTGGTTGTGCCGATACGCGCGCAGTACATACGGGTGATGTTCGATGAGGTCACCCGGATACTGAATCACCTGATGTGGCTCGGTGCGCATGGTCTCGATATCGGCGCGATGACCATGTTCCTGTACTGCTTCCGCGAACGCGAAGACCTGATGGATTGCTACGAAGCGGTTTCGGGCACACGCATGCACGCCACCTATTATCGGCCTGGTGGCGTATACCGGGACCTGCCTGACACCATGCCCAGGTTTCAGCCTTCCGCATGGCGCAGCGACAAGAAGCTGCGCAGCCTGAACCAGGCGCGTGAAGGCTCATTGCTCGATTTTCTGCAGGATTTCTGTACGCGTTTTCCCGCCTGCGTCGATGAATACGAAACGCTGCTGACGGACAACCGCATCTGGAAACAGCGCACGGTAAACATCGGCGTGGTCAGCCCGGAGCGCGCACTCCAGCTCGGTTTTTCGGGACCCATGCTGCGTGGTTCGGGTATCGCCTGGGATCTGCGCAAGAAACAGCCCTACGAAGTCTATGCTGATATGGATTTCGATATCCCCATCGGTGTGAACGGTGACTGCTATGACCGCTATCTGGTGCGGGTCGAGGAACTGCGTGAATCGAACCGGATCATCCGCCAGTGTATTGACTGGTTGCGGGCAAATCCCGGGCCGGTGATGACTGACGATCACAAGATCGCCCCACCAAGTCGTGAACAGATGAAGGGTGACATGGAGTCGCTGATTCATCACTTCAAGTTGTTTACCGAGGGCTATACGGTCCCTGCCGGCGAGGCCTATGCCGCTGTCGAGCATCCCAAGGGCGAGTTTGGCGTGTATCTCGTGTCTGATGGGGCCAACAAGCCATACCGGCTGAAGATCCGGGCGCCGGGTTTCGCGCATCTGTCGTCCATGCACGAGATGGTGGTCGGTCATATGCTTTCAGACGTTGTTGCCGTTATCGGCACACAGGACATCGTGTTCGGCGAGGTGGATCGCTAGTCATGTGTGCCTTGAAGAGACTGAACTGAATGGAACCCGAGAAAATCCTGTCTGAGCACCTGCGTGCCG encodes the following:
- a CDS encoding NADH-quinone oxidoreductase subunit D, giving the protein MAEFQNYTINFGPQHPAAHGVLRLVLEMDGETVQRADPHVGLLHRATEKLAESKPFNQSIGYMDRLDYVSMMCNEHGYVLAIEKLLGVVVPIRAQYIRVMFDEVTRILNHLMWLGAHGLDIGAMTMFLYCFREREDLMDCYEAVSGTRMHATYYRPGGVYRDLPDTMPRFQPSAWRSDKKLRSLNQAREGSLLDFLQDFCTRFPACVDEYETLLTDNRIWKQRTVNIGVVSPERALQLGFSGPMLRGSGIAWDLRKKQPYEVYADMDFDIPIGVNGDCYDRYLVRVEELRESNRIIRQCIDWLRANPGPVMTDDHKIAPPSREQMKGDMESLIHHFKLFTEGYTVPAGEAYAAVEHPKGEFGVYLVSDGANKPYRLKIRAPGFAHLSSMHEMVVGHMLSDVVAVIGTQDIVFGEVDR
- a CDS encoding NADH-quinone oxidoreductase subunit C, translating into MSARTDALLTALGERFGPRLQRVESRCGELGFEVALPDLVDACRILRDDFAFEMLVDLCGVDYLTWGQGEWETQDATSSGFSRAAVRATILPDPAQQFDPRRFAVVYHLLSVSRNYRLRLSVYTGVDNPPVVPSVIDIWASANWYEREAFDLYGILFDGHPDLRRILTDYGFIGHPFRKDFPMSGNVEVRYDPEQGRVVYQPVSIEPRTLVPRVIRDDNRYEPDIKSAEPPRG
- a CDS encoding NADH-quinone oxidoreductase subunit B; translation: MPEILQQRGFVVTGLDNLINWARTGSLWPMTFGLACCAVEMMQAGAARYDLDRFGVIFRPSPRQADVMIVAGTLTNKMAPALRKVYDQMTEPRWVISMGSCANGGGYYHYSYAVVRGCDRIVPVDVYVPGCPPTAEALIYGILQLQNKIRRTNTIAR